The genomic stretch ATTAGGTTATGACAGGGTCATCGTGCGCACTACTGTAGTGGAGCGCGATTACGGTCGTATCAGTGTCGGCCAGGCAGCCGATGTCATGGTGGATGCCTATCCTGACGAACATTTTTCCGGCAAAGTCGCCCGTATCGCGCCCATGCTTCAGGAATCCTCCCGGGTGGCGAAGATGGAAGTGGAGGTCGCCAATAATTCGCACATACTCAAGCCTGGCATGTTCACCAAGGTCAGGGTGGTGCTTGCAGAGAACGATAATGCTCAGACAGTACCCAGCCAGGCTGTTGTGAACCTTCAGGGCAATCCCGGCATATTTGTCATCGACAAAGCAGAGCCTGTGGCACACTTTCTTCCGGTGAAGCTGGGAATTGCAACCCTCGACAGAACCGAAATTCTTTCACCGAAAATTGACGGCGCGGTGGTCACTTTGGGACAGAACCTTTTGACAGAAGGAAGCCGGGTAATTCTTCCACAAAAAAGAAGCCCCGGCGGCAGAAGAGGAGGAGTTGACTCTTCCAGCAAGGAGCCGGCAAAATGAATATATCCGAGGGATCGGTACATCGCCCGATTTTGACCTTCATTATCTTTCTGACCATTGTGACTTTGGGTATGGTGTCGTTTTCACGGCTGTCTATCGATCTCATGCCGGAAGTCACTTATCCCACGATCTCCGTCGTCACCACGTATGAAAATGTGGGACCGGAAGAGATGGAAGAGATGATAACACGCCCAATCGAGGAAACGCTAGCTTCGGTGCAGGGCGTGCAGGAGATGACTTCCACCTCCAACCAGGGATCGAGCCAGGTGCGTGTTTCCTTCATCTGGGGGTCGGACCTTGATTCGGCCGCCAATGATATTCGTGACCGTATCGACCGGGTTATGGGGCGTCTGCCGGAAGATGTCACCCGCCCGATGATCCGTAAATTTGACATTTCCATGATGCCGATTGTTACCCTTGGCATCTCGAGCTCCATGAATCCGCGCGACCTGCGCCAGTTTGTGGAGGACGAGGTGATATACCGTCTGGAACGTGTACCGGGTGTGGCCGCGGCGACTACCCGCGGGGGACTGCTCCGCGAGATTCATGTGGAGCTCCATTCAGACCAGATGAAAGCCCTGGGTCTTTCCACGGATATTATTCTCAGTTCACTTAACAGTGAGAACAGCAATATCCCGGCGGGCCTGTACCAGAAAGGCAATCTGGATGTGCTGGTGCGCACCCAGGGCGAATACCAATCGCTGGATGAGGTCAGGAATACGGTAATTGCCACCAAAGGTGGCGCTCCCATCCGTGTCATGGATGTGGCCGATGTAATCGATTCCTGGCAGGAAGTCCGCTCCTTCGACCGTATCGATGGCCAACCGGGGCTCCGGGTATCTGTGAACAAGCAGTCCGGAACCAACACGGTGAAGGTGGCGCAAGCCATCATGGAGGAAGTAACCCGTATCAACCGTGACCTTCCCCAGATTCAGGTCATCCCAACGATGGACACCTCCATATACATCAAGCGGTCCATCGCCAATCTCGGAGAGGCTGCCATGATGGGCGGAATCCTGGCGATCATTATTCTTTTCTTGTTCCTCCGCAATATTTCTACCACCGCTATCGTAGCTGTGGCGGTTCCCATTTCAATTATTGCCACATTCGGGCTTATGTATTTCGGCGGATTTACGCTCAATGTCATGACACTGGGTGGGCTTTCTCTGGGCGTCGGCATGCTCATGGACAACTCCATTGTAGTGCTGGAAAATATCCATCGACACCGGGAGAACGGACTTCCCCCAGTCAAGGCTGCTCTGACGGGAACCTCCGAGGTCTGGTCGGCTATTATGGCCGGCACCCTGACCCATATCGTGGTCTTCTTCCCGGTGGTGTTCATGCAGGGCATATCGGGTATCATGTTCAAACAGATGGCGTATGTTGTGAGCTTTTCCATGGTCTGTTCCCTGGTGGTTGCCACTACTCTTGTTCCCATGCTCTCCTCCAAATTCGTTAAATATCAGATACCGGATGAATCGAGGAAAAAGGGCGGCCTGCAGAAGGTATATGCGGTAAGCGAACAGACATTCCGCCGGGTCGAACAAGCGTATGGCCGCGCTCTGCGATGGGCTTTGGGTAACAAAAAGACGGTGCTGATCATATGCGGTGCGCTATTCATGATTTCGCTGTTTCTGGTTCGTTATGTCGGAGTGGAGCTTATGCCGCAGGCGGATGAAAGCGAGGTTACGGTGAACCTGGAGATGGCGGTCGGAACCCGTCCTAATATTATTAACGAGATCACGATGACGGCGGAAGATATCATCCGCAAAAATGTACCCGAGAGGCGGGTCATGGTCACCCGTGTGGGAGGAGGTGGAGGATACGGTTCTTCCAGCGGCCCGCAAACTGCCGATATTACCATAGGAACAGTACCCAAAAGTGAGCGCAAGCGGAGCAGCGAGCAGATCGCCGCAGACCTGAGAAAACAGCTTTACGGCCTGCCTGGAGTGGTAGTGCGCACCAGGGCGGGGCAGGGACTCTTTATGCTGCGCATGGGTTCATCTTCTTCA from Candidatus Latescibacter sp. encodes the following:
- a CDS encoding efflux RND transporter permease subunit, whose protein sequence is MNISEGSVHRPILTFIIFLTIVTLGMVSFSRLSIDLMPEVTYPTISVVTTYENVGPEEMEEMITRPIEETLASVQGVQEMTSTSNQGSSQVRVSFIWGSDLDSAANDIRDRIDRVMGRLPEDVTRPMIRKFDISMMPIVTLGISSSMNPRDLRQFVEDEVIYRLERVPGVAAATTRGGLLREIHVELHSDQMKALGLSTDIILSSLNSENSNIPAGLYQKGNLDVLVRTQGEYQSLDEVRNTVIATKGGAPIRVMDVADVIDSWQEVRSFDRIDGQPGLRVSVNKQSGTNTVKVAQAIMEEVTRINRDLPQIQVIPTMDTSIYIKRSIANLGEAAMMGGILAIIILFLFLRNISTTAIVAVAVPISIIATFGLMYFGGFTLNVMTLGGLSLGVGMLMDNSIVVLENIHRHRENGLPPVKAALTGTSEVWSAIMAGTLTHIVVFFPVVFMQGISGIMFKQMAYVVSFSMVCSLVVATTLVPMLSSKFVKYQIPDESRKKGGLQKVYAVSEQTFRRVEQAYGRALRWALGNKKTVLIICGALFMISLFLVRYVGVELMPQADESEVTVNLEMAVGTRPNIINEITMTAEDIIRKNVPERRVMVTRVGGGGGYGSSSGPQTADITIGTVPKSERKRSSEQIAADLRKQLYGLPGVVVRTRAGQGLFMLRMGSSSSDAVSVEVRGYDLKTAGDFAKEVDEAVRQVPGITDTRISREEGSPEQIIRIDRQKAADLGLTVSRIGNSLQTAVGGTRASYFRESGKEYNILVRLSEPDRKNLSDILDLTVLNSRGEPVILRNVVNTTPREGPVRIERKNQERIITINANFTGRDMGSVITDIWKQVHTLPWPKDFVVQFGGDYEQQQKAFNELMFAFLLALFLVYMVMAGQFESFRDPFIILFAVPMALIGITVTMIASGTIFSMNAFIGCIMLAGIVTNNSILLVHYANILRRRDGMEVMEAICLSGSRRLRPILMTTTVTVLGLTPLALGLGEGGEAQSPMARVVVGGLTSSALITLFLVPVVYYLFESRASKKKKEENVSA